CCATTGATCGCGGGCGTTATACCCAACCGGGAACCTGGCAGGCCAAGGTGGCGGGGCGCGAGCCGATTCGCACGGGCAAACTCATCAACGACTGACGCCGAGTCTTTGTTTGATCGTTCCCACGCTCTGCGTGGGAATGCAGCCCGGGACGCTCCGCGTCCCAGAAGCCGAACGCAGAGCGTCCGTTGAGGCATTCCCACGCGGAGCGTGGGAATGATTATGTCCGGGCATGTTTCACAGTGTTAGGCTCAACCCCGAATCCTGCGCTCTGAGAAGGAAGGCTCATGTTGAAATTTCTTGCTCTGCTCACGTTGCTGGCATCCGCCGCTGTCCACGCTCAATCCCCGCTGCAAACCGATCTGCCGCTCAAATACCTGGAGCAGGCCACCCCCGATTCCCGCGATCAACCCCTGGTGATCTTTCTCCACGGTTACGGCAGTAACGAGCAGGACCTGTTCGGCATGAAGGATGAGTTGCCTGCGTCATACACCTACCTGTCGGTGCGGGCGCCGATGGTGATGGAGGAGGGCAGTTACCAGTGGTTTCGCAAGAAGGGCGACGGCGCCTACAACGGTGAGACCGATGATCTGAAGGACAGCGGCCAGGTGCTGCTGGATTTCATCGCCAAGGCCGCGCAGAAATATCACACCGAAGCGGGCAAGGTGTATCTGGTGGGGTTCAGCCAGGGCGCGATCATGTCCTACGAAGTTGCGTTGCGCCATCCGGAGGCGGTGGGCGGAATCGCGGCGTTGAGCGGGCGGATCCTGCCGGTGCTCAAGTCGGAACTGAAACCGGATGAAAAACGCCAGTCGCTGGCGATTTTCATCGGTCATGGCTCGGCGGACAAACGTCTGCCTTATAGCGACGGCACCGAGGCCAACAGCCTGTTGCAGAGCGTGTCACTGGAGCCCGAGTTTCACGGCTATCAGGGTGTAGGGCACAACATCAGTGCCGAGGAATTGCAGGACCTGGGCGCCTGGTTGCAGCGCCTCAACCCCTGACGCTCATTTGCCGCTGACGATCTGTTTGATCAGTGTTTCGTGGGCCGCCATGTCGCCGGGACGGGAAATGACCTGAATGACCGTCATGTGGCTGCCCGAGGCGGCCATCAGCGTGGTGTTGAGGGTCATGCCGCCACCCTGGGTAGCGGTGCTGTCGACCTGACGCACACCCAGGCCTGAGCTTTTCAGGGTCAGGCTCTTTTCGCTGAGCTTGTTGTAGTCCGGCAAGGCCTTGCGTTGTGCCGCGTCGAAGTCGGCCACGGTGCCATCCAGGAATGCGCCGTCATTGTCCTTGACCGTGGTGCCCTCCGGCAGACTGTTCTGCGCGGCGATGACCACGGTCTTGGTGGTCTCGTTGGCGTACATGGTACCGCTCGCGCCATTGTTGCTCGGCAGCGCATTGGCCACGAAGCCCTTGGGCAGGGTGAAGGTGAACTTGCCGTCGAGCATCGAGACCTTCTGTACCGGCGCCTCTTTCTTGGCCGTGGCCTTGGCGGCCTGTGCATTCAAGGCTCCCAAAGCGGTGGCCATCGCCAGCATCAGGACAACGGCTTTTTTACTCAACAGTGACATGGGTCAATCTCCAGGGAGGGTCGCGCGGTGGGGCGCGATCATCCCATGGAGGCTGGAAAGCATTCCAGTGTGGACTAACGGACGGTCATGGATGCTCAGGTGTCAGGGGTATTGCTGTCTGGCATGCAAAACACTGACGATCTCGATTCGATCCGTTATTTGATAAACCACAAGGTAGTTGGGATGCACAACGATCTCGCGAGTGCCGGATAGTCGGCCAAATCGGTAGAGATAGGGATGTTCAGGAAGGGCCGATACAGCAATCTCAATGGCTTGTTGGAGCTCATACGCTGCTGCCAGATTACGATCGCCGATATACATCAGAATTTGCCGGAGTTCGGCCCGCGCTTCGGGCCGCCACTCAACCAGCATTGCGCTGTTTGCGCTTAGCCTCAAGAAGGGTTTGCATTTCAGCCATCACCTGATCGTGCGGAATGCTCGGGCGCGGATCATCCAGCGAAGCCTGTACCTTGGCGCGGAACCAGCGATCATAGCTGGCGGCTTGCTCTTCGGTTTCAAATTCGGAAACGATGGGGGAAAGTTCGGTGCTCATGGTGATCTCCAGGATCAATGGGTAACAGTCTATTCGGAATGTAGTGTGTTGTCGTGGCCGCAGAGATGCAGTCCGGAACAAACCACCGAATCGAATCGTAAACACCGTACTTCCGACGACCAACCCGAAAAAATCGTAGGGCAAGTCCTCGATTTTCCGTTTTTGTCAGACCGTGTAGGACCCCGAGTCACCACGAAATGCCTGTGGCGAGGAAGACTCCTGCCACTGGCATTCCCGGCATCAGCTCTCCCGCCGTACCGGATAACTCTCGATCACCTCCAGAAACTCAATCCGGCGTTCGCTGGCCAGCAGCTCCGGCAGCAAGCGTTCGTATTCCTGGCGATACGGCTTGTTGAGGTGACGAGCGATGAAGTCTTCCTTGCTGCAGTTCCAGGTTTCGTAGAGCACCAGGGTGTTTGGCTCGTCCTGCAACTGGTGGACCCAGGTGTTAACGAAGTCCGGCTCGGCCGACATCTGGTGCACGATGTCCAGCAGGCGTTCGCGGGTCTCGGCCAAGCGTTCTGGTTTGGACGGCAGGTAAACGATAAACGCGACTTGATCACTCATTTCATCACCTCTGAAGTCGATAACCGGCGATTACGCCTGGTTTTGCGGGAACAGGTTGCGACGGGTTTCCTCGTCGAATTCGGCCTTCAGCACCAGTTTCTCTTTCAGACCCAATGCGCGCTGGGCGGCCGGGCGGGTGCTGATCTCATCGAACAGACGCTTGACGTTAGGGTAGGCCGCCAGACCGCTCTCGCCGAGGATGTAGGGCGCGTAGTTGGCCCAGCCCCAGAGGGCCATGTCGGCGATGCTGTAGGTGTCGCCGGCCAGGTATTGATGGTTGGCCAGGCGCTGGTCGAGCACGCGGTAGTGGCGCTCGACTTCCTTCAAGTAGCGGTTCTTGGCGTACGGCAGATCTTCCGGCGCGTGGTGCAGGAAGTGCACGGCCTGGCCGGAGAACGGCGACAGGCCGGTGGCGATGAACATCAGCCACGACAGCAATTCGGCGTTGCCGGCGGCTGTGGTCGGGAGGAAACGCTGATGCTTTTGCGCCAGGTGCAACAGGATCGCCTGGGAGTCGAAGACCGTGGCGTCGCCATCGACCAGTGCCGGTACCTTGGCGTTCGGGTTGATAGCCAGGAAGGCCGGCAGGTGTTGCTCGCCCTTGAAGGTGTCGACGCCAATCAGTTCATAAGGGGTTTGCAGTTCTTCGAGCAGCAGGGCGACTTTCATCGGGTTGGGCGAAGGGTGGAAAAAGAATTTCATGGTGAAGGCCTCAGTGGGTAGGGGTTGTGAACTGAGGCTGATGTTGAGGGAAACCTGTTCGAATGACGTACGGAGTTGTTGGGCTACTCGTGCGAATGGATCGAACATGTTGTGCTTTTGGTGGCCGTGGTTTTCAGCAGGCGCTTGGTCACGCCCAGCATCGCCACCGACACCGCCACGCCGAGGACAAATGCGCTCATCCCCATGCTGGGCAGCGTCAAGGCCAGGACCAGGCAGAACGCCGAGAACGAATACATGCCGGTGGCGGTTGCCCGCAGTAGCGCGGCGGTAAACGCCGGGCCACGGGTTTGCTGGGAGAACACCGCCATCACACTGCCCAGCACCGGGAATACCGCCAGTAGCCCGCTCCAACGGTCGCCGACGGTGCTGGCGAGCAAGGTGACGGCCAGGGTCAGCAGGGCACCGGCAATCATGCGCAGCAGCAGTTTGTCGGACTTGGGCGCAGGGCCGGAAACGATAGGTTGTACCGAGGGAAACAGGTAAGGCGAGGCCAGCAGGGCGGTCGCGGCGGCGATCACCGAGACCGTTAACGAAGGAGGGATCAGCGACAGCACCACGGCGACCAGCGCCCACACTGCCAGCGAAATACACAGCGCCAGCGGCCATCCTGTGCGTTGCGCGACCTGGGCATAGGTCACGCAGAAAGAAATCATCGCAAACATCGCCGACAGTGCCGCCAAGGCCGATTGTGCGGCGAACTGTTCGCCCTGTTCGATGGCGAGGAAGAACAGGATCGGCCCGACCACCACCGGCAATCCCGACAACCAACCCGCCACACTCGGCCCCCATCGTTTTCCCGCCAGGGAAATCAGCAGCAGGAATCCTGGAATCACCAACAGTTTGAGCATCAGCACGGGTACGTCTCCAACGTGTGTCAGGCCGAAACATTAACAGGATTACCTTTTGTGTACACAATCTATGTATACAAAAAACCTGTAGGAGCGAGCCTGCTCGCGAAAAACTCCCAGGCAACGCGATCATCCAGGCAGCCCACGTAATCGTTGACGTCCATCGCGAGCAGGCTCGCTCCTACAGGTGTTGCGTGTGCCTCGGAACGTCTAAGCTGGGCACTTTCCCACCTGCTGACGGACCATCGCGTGAATTTCAGTTTGCCCAAAGTCGGTACCGCACCGTTCTGCCCGCCTGAAGTAGCGGGCAGCGTCGCCGTCGATCCCCGTGCGTCTTTTTTCAAACGTGTCCTGCGCTTCGCCGGCCCCGGCTTGCTGGTGTCCATCGGCTACATGGACCCGGGCAACTGGGCGACGGCCATCGAGGCCGGCTCGCGGTTCGGCTACAGCCTGCTGTTCGTGGTGCTGTTGGCGAGCCTGGCGGGGATGGTGGTGCAGTGTCTGTGTTCGCGGCTAGGCATTGCCACCGGGCGGGATCTGGCGCAGTTGTGCCGTGAGCGCTACAGCCCGCGGACGGCCCGTACCCAGTGGTTGCTGGCGGAGATCTCGATCATCGCCACCGACCTCGCCGAAGTGCTCGGCTGTGCCCTGGCATTTCATCTGTTGCTGGGCTGTTCGCTGACCTTCGGCATTGCCCTCACGGCGTTCGACACCTTGCTGGTATTGGCCCTGCAAAACCGTGGATTCCGTCGGCTGGAAGCGATCATGCTGGTATTGGTGGGCACCATTGGCGCGTGTTTTTTTGTCGAACTGCTGCTGATCAAACCCTACTGGCCGGATGTGGCCCAGGGCTTCAAGCCGTCATTGTCCGCCATCGCCGATGCCGCGCCACTGTACCTGGCCATCGGCATTCTCGGCGCCACGGTGATGCCGCATAACCTTTACCTGCACACCTCGATCGTCCAGACACGGTTGATCGGCAAGGACACCGCCAGCAAGCAGGACGCGGTGAAACTGGCGCGCATCGACACCATCGGCTCCCTGGCTCTGGCGCTACTGGTCAACGCGGCGATCCTGATCCTCGCCGCCGCTGCGTTTCACCAGAGCGGGCATACCGACGTGGTCGACATCCAGGACGCCTATCACTTGCTCGATCCACTGGTAGGTGGCGCGTTGGCCAGCGTGCTGTTTGGCGTCGCGCTGTTGGCGTCGGGACAAAGCTCGACCTTCACCGGCACCATCGCCGGCCAGGTGATCATGGAGGGTTTCCTGAACCTGCGGTTGCCGTGCTGGCAACGGCGCCTGATCACCCGTGGTCTGGCACTGATCCCGGCGTTCATTGGCGTGTGGCTGATGGGTGACGATGCGGTGGGCAAGCTATTGGTATTGAGCCAGGTGGTGCTGAGCCTGCAGCTGCCGTTTGCGCTATATCCGCTGATTCGCATGACCAATGATCAGAAATTGATGGGGCCGTTTGTGAACCGGCTGCCGACGCGGGTGTTGACGTGGGGGCTGTTTGTAGTGATCAGCGGGGCTAACACTTGGCTGATCCTGCAATTGTTCGGGTGAGGCATGCATTTCAATCTGTAGGAGCGAGCATGCTCGCGATGGAGGCTCAGGCACCGAGGGCATTCAGACAGCCCGCGTTATCGTTGACCACCATCGCGAGCATGCTCGCTCCTACAAGGAAACGAGAAAACCCGGTGCAACCGAAGTTACACCGGGTGTTTTTCCAGCCTGCGCGGTTCTTCGTGGGCCCCCGCGCAGTCTGTTGAACGCTTTATGCTCGCTCGATCGCCAGTGCCACGCCCTGACCGCCACCGATGCACAGGGTAGCGAGGCCTTTCTTGGCGTCGCGCTTGATCATTTCATGCAGCAGGGTCACCAGCACGCGGCAGCCCGAAGCACCGATGGGGTGACCGAGGGCGATGGCGCCACCGTTGACGTTGACCTTGTCCAGATCCCATTCCAGGTCCTTGGCCACGGCCAGCGATTGTGCGGCGAAGGCTTCGTTGGCTTCGATCAGGTCCAACTGATCGATGGACCAGCCGGCCTTGTCCAGGCAGCGGCGAGTGGCCGATACCGGGCCGATGCCCATGATCGCCGGGTCCACGCCCGCGTTGGCGTAGGCGGCGATTTTGGCCAGCACTGGTAGGCCCAGGGCCTTGGCTTTTTCGGCACTCATCAGAATCACGGCGGCGGCACCGTCGTTCAGCGACGAAGCGTTGCCGGCGGTCACCGAGCCGTCCTTTTTAAAGGCCGGCTTGAGCTTGCCCAGGGATTCGGCGGTGGTGCCGGCCCGTGGCTGCTCATCGGTGGCGAAGGACAATGGATCGCCCTTGCGCTGCGGGATCAGGATCGGCGTGATCTCATCGACAAAGCGCCCGGCTTCGATGGCCGCCGTGGCTTTCTGCTGCGAGGCGGCGGCGAAGGCGTCCTGTGCCTCGCGGCTGATGCCGTATTTGTCCACCAGGTTCTCGGCGGTGATGCCCATGTGGTAATCGTTGAACGCATCCCACAGGCCGTCGCTGATCATGGTGTCGACGATTTGCGAGTGGCCCATGCGCAGGCCGGTGCGGGCGCCGGGGATCACGTAGTTGGCCAGGCTCATGCTTTCCTGGCCGCCGGCGATGATCACGTCGGCGTCGCCGCAACGAATGGCCTGGGTGGCCAGGTGCAGGGCCTTGAGGCCCGAACCGCAGACCTTGTTCAGGGTCATGGCCGGCACGGCGACCGGCAGGCCGGCCTTGATCGATGCCTGGCGGGCAGGGTTCTGCCCGGCACCGGCAGTCAACACCTGGCCCATGATCACTTCATCGACTTCGGCCGGGTTCAGACCGGTTTGCGCCAGCAACTGACGGATCACCGCTGCGCCCAGGTCCACGGCGGACACATTGGCCAGGGCACCCTGGAAGCTGCCGATCGCGGTACGCGTGGCGGCAACAATGACGACTTCTTGCATGGAATGATTCCTCACTGGTCAGCAAACTGCATTTCCGGAACGTGCTCCGGGACGATCAGTTTACCGGCGGTTTTGGCGACGATCTCTTCAACGCTGACGCCAGGTGCGCGTTCCTTGAGGACAAAAGCGCCATTTTCGATTTCCAGGTAGGCCAGGTCAGTCAGCACGCGCTTGATGCAGCCGGCGCCGGTCAACGGCAGGCTGCATTGGGACAGCAGCTTGGACTCACCGTCCTTGGACGCGTGGGTCATGAGAACGATGATGTTGTCGGCGCCTGCCACCAGATCCATCGCGCCACCCATGCCCTTGACCAGCTTGCCGGGGATCATCCACGAAGCGATGTTGCCTTGCACATCCACTTCAAAGGCGCCCAGCACGGTCAGGTCGACATGGCCACCGCGAATCATCGCGAAGGACTCGGCCGAGGAGAAAATCGACGCGCCGATGCGCGCGGTCACGGTTTGCTTGCCGGCGTTGATCATGTCGGCGTCGATGGTGTCTTCGGTCGGAAATGGACCCATGCCCAGCAGGCCGTTTTCCGACTGCAGCATGACGTCCATGCCTTCAGGGACATAGTTGGCGACCAGGGTCGGAATGCCGATGCCCAGGTTCACGTAGAAGCCGTCCTGCAATTCGCGGGCGACGCGTTGAGCCATTTGTTCGCGGGAAAGTGCCATTGTTGTTATTCCTTCATTCGGTCCGGGGGCAGGGGATCACTTGCGTACGGTGCGCTGTTCGATGCGCTTCTCGAACGTGCCGCAGATGATCCGGTCGACGTAGATGCCTGGGGTATGGATCTGCGCCGGGTCCAGCTCGCCGGGTTCGACGATTTCCTCGACTTCGACCACGGTGATCTTGCCGGCGGTGGCGGCCAGCGGGTTGAAGTTCTGGGCGGTGTGGCGGTAGATGACGTTACCGAAATGGTCGGCTTTCCAGCCTTTGACGATGGCGAAGTCGCCGGTGATGGATTCTTCCATCAGGTACTTGCGGCCGTGGAATTCGCGCACTTCCTTGCCTTCGGCAACCGGGGTGCCGACACCGGTGGCGGTGAAGAAAGCCGGGATGCCGGCACCGCCTGCGCGCATTTTCTCGGCCAGGGTGCCCTGCGGGGTCAGGATGACTTCGATTTCGCCCTTGAGCAGTTGCTCTTCGAACAGCTTGTTCTCGCCGACATAGGAGGCGATCACTTTACTGATCTGGCGGTCTGTCAGCAGCACGCCCAGGCCGAAACCGTCGACGCCGCAGTTGTTGGAGACCACGGTAAGGTCGCGAGTGCCCTTGCGCTTGATCTCGTTGATCAGGTTTTCCGGAATCCCGCACAGACCGAAGCCACCAGCGAGCACGGTCATACCGTCTTCAAGACCTGCCAGTGCTTCCTCGTAGGAATACACGCGCTTGTCGAAACCTGCCATATGCACCTCTTTTATTCTTTGTGGGCGGCTGGCTAGCCGTATGGGATGAGTGTCGCGCCGGAGTATTTATTTGTTAAGTTGATTTTTAAGGTTGATTAATAGATAAAACTCAATAGTAAGCCCTGTAGGAGCGAGCCTGCTCGCGATGGCGATTTCATTACCGGAGCAATTCCCGCATGACAGTCAAGCAGATCCGCGCCTTCCTCGCCGTGGCCCAGAGCCTGAGTTTCGCCGTGGCTTGCGAACGCCTGCACCTGTCGCAATCGGCCTTGAGCCTGACCATCAAGGCGCTGGAAGACGGCCTGGGCGGGCGGCTGTTCACCCGTAACACGCGCAACGTGGCGCTGACCGCCGAGGGCGAAGCCTTGGTGCCGCTGGCGCGCCGCCTGATTGCCGACTGGGACAATGCCGAGGATGAGTTGCGCCAGCGGTTCACCCTGCAACGGGGCCGCGTGACCCTGGCGGCGATGCCGTCGTTTGCCGGCAACCTGCTGCCGCCGATGCTCAAGACCTTCCGTGCCCGCTATCCGAACGTGAATGTCACGGTCAACGACGTGATCAACGAACAGGTGCTGGAAATGGTTCGCGACCGCCAGGTGGAGCTGGGCGTGGCGTTCGAGCCGACCCAGCATTCCTCGCTGCAATTCACCCCGCTTTATATCGACCGGTTCGTGGCGGTGGTTCCTCTGGACTCACCATTGGTCGAGCGGGAAGACATCGATTGGCAAACCTTGCTCAAGGAGCCGTTCATTACCCTGCAACGACCTTCGACATTGCGGGTGATGCTCGAAGAACACCTGCAGGCCAGGGGCATGAAGCTGCCAGTGGAGTTTGAGAGCCATCAATTGGCGACAGTCGGACGCATGGTCGCCAGCGGATTGGGCGTGAGCGCTGTGCCCGCCTTGTGCGCCGGGCAGATGCGCGAGCTGGGCGCGCACTGCATCACCCTGCGTGACCCGGTGGTGGAGCGGGCCATTGGTGTGTTGACCTTGCCGGGAGCAGAACTGTCAGCGGCGGCGCAGGCGTTGTTTGATGTATTGAAAGAAGAGAACTTCGGAAAACAACTTTCATGACCTGATCACCATCCCCTGTAAGAGCAAGCCTGCTCGCGATGGCGGTATTCCTGTTATAGCGATATCGCCTGACCCAACAGCATCGCGAGCAGGCTCGCTCCTACAGGGGATTGGGTTTCGTCAGGCGCTGAGCCAACAAGGGCAACAACTGCTCGCACGACCCCTCGATCTTCAAATCCAGAATCTCATCCGCCCGGGTCTTGCCCAGGTTGATCGCCAGCAGCGGCTTGCCCTGATCCACCACCGCCCGGCACAGGCGAAACGCCGAATACGCCATCAGCGACGAGCCGACCACCAGCAGCCCCGCGGCCTTTTCCACCGACGCCATCGCTTTTGCCGCCGTCTGTTGCGCAACGTTCTCGCCAAAGAACACCACATCCGGCTTCATGCGCTGGCCCGTACAGTGCGGGCACTGCGGGACTTGAAAGCGCGCTTCGAATGCGGCATCCAGCAACGTATCACCGTCTGGCGCCTGCACCGCGTCGACGCCGGCCAGGTACGGGTTTTGCGCTTCCATCAGTCGCTGGATCGAGTCGCGCTCACTGCGTTTTCCGCAGTCCAGGCACAGCACCCGGTGCAGGCTGCCGTGCAGTTCGATCACGTCATGGCTGCCGGCCTGGTCGTGCAGGGTGTCGACGTTCTGGGTGATCAAGGCGCCGATCTGCCGGGTGCTTTGCAGGCGGGCGAGGGAGTCGTGGGCGGCATTCGGCCGGGCCTGGCGCACCCGTGGCCAGCCGAGCATCGCCCGGGCCCAATAGCGCCGCCGGGATTCGGGTGCCGAGAGAAACTCCTGATACATCATTGGTTGCCGGCCACGGCGCACGCCCTGGTTATCGCGATAGTCCGGAATGCCCGACGGCGTGCTGATACCCGCGCCGGTCAGGACTGCGAACGGCTCGTCGGCCATCAGCTGCTGGAGGCGCTCGAGCTGGTCGTGGATCAGGCTGTCGATCATCTTCAACACTCCGGGATACTCAATACACACTGTAGGAGCGAGCATGCTCGCGATGGAAGATCAAACACCGCGGGGTGTCAGGACGCCAGCGTTATCGTTGACGTCCATCGCGAGCATGCTCGCTCCTACAGGGGAGGCGTGTTACTTGCGGGCCTCCAGAATCAGGTTGAACGGCGTCTCGGTGGCCCGGCGGAAACTGGAAAATCCCGCCTCGGTGAACACTTTGCGTAACCGCGCCTCCCCGGCCTGGGCGCCGAGACCGAGGCCCACTTCCTGCGACAGCGAGTTGGGCGTGCAGATAAAGGTCGAGGCAGCATAGAACAAGCGACCCACCGGATTGATGTTGTCGTCGAGGGTATCGTTGGCGAACGGTTCCACCAGCAATACCGTGCCGTCCGGCTTCAACGACTCGTAGGCATGTCTGGCCGCGCCCACCGGGTCACCCATGTCATGCAGGCAGTCGAAGTAGCAAATCAAATCATAGTCATCGCCGGGGTAACTTTTCGCCGTGCCCTGGAAAAATCGCGCGCGCCCCGACACGCCGCCTTCCTCGGCCCGCTGGGTGGCGACGGTGACGGAAGGCGCGTGATAGTCGAAACCGACGAACCGCGACGCCGGGAACGCCTGGGCCATGATCACCGTGGAAGCACCATGACCGCAGCCGATGTCCGCCACTTTGGCACCGGCCTCGAGCTTGGCCACCACGCCGTCGAGGGCCGGCAGCCATTCGGCGATCAAATGCGCCTTGTAGCCCGGCCGGAAGAAACGTTCGGTGCCACTGAACATGCACGGATGGTGATCGCCCCAGGGTAGGCCGCCATCGCCGCGCATGGCCTTGACCAGTTTGTCCTTGTCGTGGAAAAGCGCGGCGACCACTCCGACACCTGCCGCGATGTAGACCGGGGAGTCTTCGATGGCCAGGGCCAGGGCTTGTTCTTCGGGGAGGCGGAATTGGCCGTCCTTGTGTTCCATATAGCCGGAGGCGGCATGGGCGCTGAGCCATTCGCGCACCAGCCGGGCATTGCAGCCGGTTTTTTCGGCGAGGGCTTCAGGGCTGGTCAATTGACTGTCGGCCATGGCCCGGTACAGGCCCAGTTCTTCACCGAGGATGACATTGGCCAGCATCGCCGCGCCGCCCATGTCATTGACCAGCTTGCCCATGAAATCGTTGAGTCTGGCCTCGTCCATCACGTGTGCTCCTTCAAAAGGATCACGGTCCAGCGACGGTGTTCGTCGTGGGCGGTGGTCGTGGGAATGGGCAGGACGAAAGGCGCGTCCTGGGTGCATTAAGTTTAGTTCTCCGGATAGGCACCATTATCCGAGGCGACAAGAGCCCTGTAGGAGCAAGGCTTGCCCGAGATGGCGGTGTATCAGACGACATCTTTCCAACTGATACACCGCCATCGCGGGCAAGCCTTGCTCCCACAGGGGAAGAGTGTTCTGCAGGGATTCTCCTGTATCCCACTGTATCCAACCGGCCCTTCGATACAGTCCCTGCAATTCCAGGCCATAACCGAACACAGACCAGATACAAACCTGCGATGAACTGTTCAGGCTGTTTTGGCACCGTTCAACCGTGGCGGCCAAGACTTTTTCCCTGGTCGCCGCCACAGGCGGCCGTCCGCTTCAGTATCCGAGGGGACCACAATGACAACACCTGTGCCTGAATCCACGCTCAACACCACACCGGTCGATTACCTGCGGGTCGATCGCTACACCCACGGCATCATCGGGCCGAGCCAGCCGATGCTCGGCCCCTTGGCCGATGGCGGCACCCTGATCACCGGCACGCCGCCGGGCTGCTGGGGGCCGATGATCACCCCGGCCTTCGAAGGCGGCCATGAAGTAACGCAACCGGTGTACGTTGCTGGCGCGGAAATCGGCGACGCGGTGGCGATCAAAATCAAAAGCATG
This genomic interval from Pseudomonas putida contains the following:
- a CDS encoding LysR family transcriptional regulator; its protein translation is MTVKQIRAFLAVAQSLSFAVACERLHLSQSALSLTIKALEDGLGGRLFTRNTRNVALTAEGEALVPLARRLIADWDNAEDELRQRFTLQRGRVTLAAMPSFAGNLLPPMLKTFRARYPNVNVTVNDVINEQVLEMVRDRQVELGVAFEPTQHSSLQFTPLYIDRFVAVVPLDSPLVEREDIDWQTLLKEPFITLQRPSTLRVMLEEHLQARGMKLPVEFESHQLATVGRMVASGLGVSAVPALCAGQMRELGAHCITLRDPVVERAIGVLTLPGAELSAAAQALFDVLKEENFGKQLS
- a CDS encoding CoA transferase subunit A; this encodes MAGFDKRVYSYEEALAGLEDGMTVLAGGFGLCGIPENLINEIKRKGTRDLTVVSNNCGVDGFGLGVLLTDRQISKVIASYVGENKLFEEQLLKGEIEVILTPQGTLAEKMRAGGAGIPAFFTATGVGTPVAEGKEVREFHGRKYLMEESITGDFAIVKGWKADHFGNVIYRHTAQNFNPLAATAGKITVVEVEEIVEPGELDPAQIHTPGIYVDRIICGTFEKRIEQRTVRK
- a CDS encoding putative quinol monooxygenase; the encoded protein is MSDQVAFIVYLPSKPERLAETRERLLDIVHQMSAEPDFVNTWVHQLQDEPNTLVLYETWNCSKEDFIARHLNKPYRQEYERLLPELLASERRIEFLEVIESYPVRRES
- a CDS encoding acetyl-CoA C-acetyltransferase; amino-acid sequence: MQEVVIVAATRTAIGSFQGALANVSAVDLGAAVIRQLLAQTGLNPAEVDEVIMGQVLTAGAGQNPARQASIKAGLPVAVPAMTLNKVCGSGLKALHLATQAIRCGDADVIIAGGQESMSLANYVIPGARTGLRMGHSQIVDTMISDGLWDAFNDYHMGITAENLVDKYGISREAQDAFAAASQQKATAAIEAGRFVDEITPILIPQRKGDPLSFATDEQPRAGTTAESLGKLKPAFKKDGSVTAGNASSLNDGAAAVILMSAEKAKALGLPVLAKIAAYANAGVDPAIMGIGPVSATRRCLDKAGWSIDQLDLIEANEAFAAQSLAVAKDLEWDLDKVNVNGGAIALGHPIGASGCRVLVTLLHEMIKRDAKKGLATLCIGGGQGVALAIERA
- a CDS encoding glutathione S-transferase family protein, yielding MKFFFHPSPNPMKVALLLEELQTPYELIGVDTFKGEQHLPAFLAINPNAKVPALVDGDATVFDSQAILLHLAQKHQRFLPTTAAGNAELLSWLMFIATGLSPFSGQAVHFLHHAPEDLPYAKNRYLKEVERHYRVLDQRLANHQYLAGDTYSIADMALWGWANYAPYILGESGLAAYPNVKRLFDEISTRPAAQRALGLKEKLVLKAEFDEETRRNLFPQNQA
- a CDS encoding Nramp family divalent metal transporter, producing the protein MNFSLPKVGTAPFCPPEVAGSVAVDPRASFFKRVLRFAGPGLLVSIGYMDPGNWATAIEAGSRFGYSLLFVVLLASLAGMVVQCLCSRLGIATGRDLAQLCRERYSPRTARTQWLLAEISIIATDLAEVLGCALAFHLLLGCSLTFGIALTAFDTLLVLALQNRGFRRLEAIMLVLVGTIGACFFVELLLIKPYWPDVAQGFKPSLSAIADAAPLYLAIGILGATVMPHNLYLHTSIVQTRLIGKDTASKQDAVKLARIDTIGSLALALLVNAAILILAAAAFHQSGHTDVVDIQDAYHLLDPLVGGALASVLFGVALLASGQSSTFTGTIAGQVIMEGFLNLRLPCWQRRLITRGLALIPAFIGVWLMGDDAVGKLLVLSQVVLSLQLPFALYPLIRMTNDQKLMGPFVNRLPTRVLTWGLFVVISGANTWLILQLFG
- a CDS encoding NAD-dependent protein deacetylase — encoded protein: MIDSLIHDQLERLQQLMADEPFAVLTGAGISTPSGIPDYRDNQGVRRGRQPMMYQEFLSAPESRRRYWARAMLGWPRVRQARPNAAHDSLARLQSTRQIGALITQNVDTLHDQAGSHDVIELHGSLHRVLCLDCGKRSERDSIQRLMEAQNPYLAGVDAVQAPDGDTLLDAAFEARFQVPQCPHCTGQRMKPDVVFFGENVAQQTAAKAMASVEKAAGLLVVGSSLMAYSAFRLCRAVVDQGKPLLAINLGKTRADEILDLKIEGSCEQLLPLLAQRLTKPNPL
- a CDS encoding type II toxin-antitoxin system RelE/ParE family toxin, giving the protein MLVEWRPEARAELRQILMYIGDRNLAAAYELQQAIEIAVSALPEHPYLYRFGRLSGTREIVVHPNYLVVYQITDRIEIVSVLHARQQYP
- a CDS encoding alpha/beta hydrolase, which gives rise to MLKFLALLTLLASAAVHAQSPLQTDLPLKYLEQATPDSRDQPLVIFLHGYGSNEQDLFGMKDELPASYTYLSVRAPMVMEEGSYQWFRKKGDGAYNGETDDLKDSGQVLLDFIAKAAQKYHTEAGKVYLVGFSQGAIMSYEVALRHPEAVGGIAALSGRILPVLKSELKPDEKRQSLAIFIGHGSADKRLPYSDGTEANSLLQSVSLEPEFHGYQGVGHNISAEELQDLGAWLQRLNP
- a CDS encoding CoA transferase subunit B, whose protein sequence is MALSREQMAQRVARELQDGFYVNLGIGIPTLVANYVPEGMDVMLQSENGLLGMGPFPTEDTIDADMINAGKQTVTARIGASIFSSAESFAMIRGGHVDLTVLGAFEVDVQGNIASWMIPGKLVKGMGGAMDLVAGADNIIVLMTHASKDGESKLLSQCSLPLTGAGCIKRVLTDLAYLEIENGAFVLKERAPGVSVEEIVAKTAGKLIVPEHVPEMQFADQ
- the relB gene encoding type II toxin-antitoxin system RelB family antitoxin, whose amino-acid sequence is MSTELSPIVSEFETEEQAASYDRWFRAKVQASLDDPRPSIPHDQVMAEMQTLLEAKRKQRNAG